The Triticum dicoccoides isolate Atlit2015 ecotype Zavitan chromosome 6A, WEW_v2.0, whole genome shotgun sequence genome has a window encoding:
- the LOC119318365 gene encoding BTB/POZ and MATH domain-containing protein 1-like: MASSVAGGVPSRSAIVADTTSGHHLLTIHGYSRTKDMPTGERVKSHPFIIGGHRWRIDYYPGGVRPEVADYVSLSLILEEDGPAPVKAQYDICLVTKEEEAEQAASMASAPVDEFAPRKGWEYSKFVRRVELESSKYLTNDSFTVRCDIVVVHGYRAAGGMAALVSVPPCDLRENLGRLLDTGMGADVVFEVGGETVAAHRCVLAACSPVFAAQLFGPMKEGNAAHGGVVCVEDMDAEVFKALLRFTYAGLLPETFKEDGVVCQHLLVAADRYGMGRLKLICEQKLCEYIDIGTAATILTLAEQHRCEGLKKACFDFLTAPPNLRAVVATDGFQHLIASCPSLMVELMAMSPTH, translated from the coding sequence ATGGCGTCCTCCGTCGCCGGCGGGGTGCCGTCGAGGTCCGCCATCGTGGCTGACACGACCAGCGGGCACCACCTGCTCACCATCCACGGCTACTCCCGCACCAAGGACATGCCCACCGGAGAGCGCGTCAAGTCTCACCCTTTCATCATCGGCGGCCACCGCTGGCGGATCGACTACTACCCCGGCGGCGTGCGCCCGGAGGTCGCGGACTACGTGTCCCTCTCCCTGATACTAGAGGAAGATGGCCCGGCGCCGGTGAAGGCCCAGTACGACATCTGCCTCGttaccaaggaggaggaggcggagcaggcCGCGTCGATGGCGTCGGCACCGGTCGACGAATTCGCTCCCCGCAAGGGCTGGGAGTACTCCAAGTTCGTCAGGAGGGTGGAGCTGGAGAGCTCAAAGTATCTCACCAACGATTCGTTCACCGTCCGGTGCGATATCGTTGTCGTCCATGGTTACCGCGCCGCCGGCGGCATGGCGGCCTTGGTCTCTGTGCCCCCATGTGACCTGCGTGAGAACCTGGGCAGGCTCCTCGACACCGGGATGGGCGCCGACGTGGTGTTTGAGGTCGGCGGCGAGACCGTCGCGGCACACCGGTGCGTGCTCGCGGCCTGCTCTCCGGTGTTCGCCGCCCAACTCTTTGGACCCATGAAGGAGGGTAATGCCGCCCACGGCGGCGTCGTTTGCGTGGAAGACATGGACGCGGAGGTGTTCAAGGCGTTGCTCCGTTTCACATACGCCGGCTTGTTGCCGGAGACGTTCAAGGAAGACGGAGTCGTATGCCAGCATCTGCTCGTTGCTGCGGACAGGTATGGCATGGGGCGGCTAAAGCTGATCTGCGAGCAGAAGCTGTGCGAGTACATCGACATCGGCACGGCAGCAACCATCCTGACGCTGGCCGAGCAGCACCGCTGTGAGGGGCTGAAGAAGGCCTGCTTCGATTTTCTCACCGCTCCACCAAATCTGAGGGCTGTCGTGGCCACCGACGGCTTCCAGCATCTGATCGCGAGCTGCCCTTCTCTTATGGTCGAGCTCATGGCTATGTCCCCTACACATTAG
- the LOC119318367 gene encoding calcineurin subunit B-like has protein sequence MLGYVHGLVSVRGWMPKVEMRRVGQKEGKKVQEHCSYLFSQQEIVSLYERFCQLDRSAKGFVSEDEFLSIPEFSTNPLSKRLLRMVDGLNFKEFVSFLSTFSARASLQQKIELIFKVYDIDGKGKVSFKDLVEVLRDLTGSSMSEKQREQVLTKVLEEAGYTQDSTLALEDFVTIIDHPGPKMEVEVPID, from the exons ATGCTTGGGTATGTTCATGGACTGGTCTCTGTTCGCGGATGGATGCCAAAGGTGGAGATGCGCCGAGTGGGGCAGAAGGAGGGGAAAAAGGTGCAGGAGCACTGCAGCTACCTAT TCTCGCAGCAGGAGATCGTGTCGCTGTACGAGCGCTTCTGCCAGCTCGACCGCAGCGCCAAGGGCTTCGTCTCCGAGGACGAGTTCCTCTCCATCCCGGAGTTCTCCACCAACCCGCTCTCCAAG AGGTTGCTACGTATGGTTGATGGATTGAACTTCAAGGAATTTGTTTCTTTTCTCTCTACCTTCAGCGCAAGGGCCAGCCTTCAGCAAAAGATTGAGT TGATATTTAAGGTGTATGACATTGATGGCAAGGGGAAAGTATCCTTCAAGGACCTGGTAGAGGTTTTACGGGACCTAACTGGCTCATCCATGTCAGAAAAGCAAAGAGAG CAAGTACTAACAAAGGTGTTGGAAGAAGCCGGGTACACACAGGATTCCACGCTAGCATTAGAAGATTTCGTGACG ATCATCGACCACCCCGGCCCGAAGATGGAGGTGGAAGTGCCCATCGACTAA